Proteins encoded within one genomic window of Christensenellaceae bacterium:
- the truB gene encoding tRNA pseudouridine(55) synthase TruB codes for MIGIVVINKDKGFTSNDAVVKIKKLTGQKRVGHLGTLDPMATGVLPVCLGKATRLFDRYLKKTKTYAAHFRFGMLTDTLDSEGVVLQKNGKIPDRASILEVLDSFRGKIMQIPPKYSAKNIGGVRAYKLARLGEEVELAPRQVEVFKLELLGQIDDETFEFEIECSAGTYIRSLGRDIGEALDTCAVMTKLTRTRCGEFELKDALPLEGLTKQKIENNLVSLESALKDLPQMTLTGDEFKRLMSGLKLMKSDSGEYLILFEKKVVGIGNVTNGAITLTTNLYED; via the coding sequence ATGATAGGCATAGTAGTAATAAACAAAGACAAGGGTTTTACATCAAATGATGCGGTTGTCAAAATCAAAAAGTTGACAGGACAAAAGAGAGTGGGGCATCTGGGAACGCTTGACCCTATGGCGACAGGAGTTCTGCCTGTATGCTTAGGTAAAGCGACGCGATTATTTGACCGATACTTAAAAAAAACCAAGACATATGCAGCTCATTTTAGGTTTGGAATGCTCACCGATACGCTTGATAGTGAAGGGGTAGTTTTACAAAAAAACGGTAAAATTCCGGACAGGGCATCGATTTTGGAGGTCTTAGATAGCTTTAGAGGCAAAATAATGCAAATTCCGCCTAAGTATTCAGCAAAAAATATAGGCGGAGTTCGTGCATATAAGTTGGCTAGACTTGGAGAGGAAGTTGAGCTGGCACCCAGGCAAGTTGAGGTGTTTAAGCTTGAGCTGCTTGGTCAGATTGATGATGAAACTTTTGAGTTTGAGATTGAATGCAGTGCAGGAACGTATATTCGAAGCCTTGGAAGAGACATTGGCGAAGCGCTTGATACATGTGCCGTAATGACAAAACTAACGAGGACCCGCTGCGGCGAGTTTGAACTAAAAGATGCGCTTCCGCTTGAGGGGCTCACGAAACAAAAAATTGAAAACAACTTAGTTTCGCTTGAATCGGCGCTGAAGGATTTGCCGCAAATGACGTTGACGGGCGACGAATTTAAAAGATTAATGAGCGGACTGAAATTAATGAAATCTGACAGCGGTGAGTATCTAATTTTGTTTGAAAAAAAGGTTGTGGGTATAGGCAATGT